From one Haloferax marinisediminis genomic stretch:
- a CDS encoding COX15/CtaA family protein produces the protein MTGVLMVLGVYTAASGAGLTCAGRWPFCDGFLGLFPANWGSFIEWFHRLVAMLTGFLILGTTVKAWREGVDPRVRWALVVATVILPFQIVLGALTVTEYEWVILTAHYVVATSIFTAVVAAAAWGLVDRGIPRIADAIRLALVGAPIMLVLAPHSFVSFGPLTQATYYLVGLATYAALVAATLWASAAHSTRADVYGRLRLITAPASVVVVALLIAGRQVYGPTLQLAHLGGTVVALVLVVAAAIVVRGGLPVPREAVTNDAD, from the coding sequence ATGACCGGCGTTCTGATGGTACTCGGGGTCTACACTGCCGCCTCGGGTGCTGGACTCACCTGTGCCGGCCGCTGGCCGTTCTGTGACGGCTTCCTCGGGCTGTTCCCCGCCAACTGGGGCAGTTTCATCGAGTGGTTCCACCGCCTCGTCGCCATGCTCACTGGGTTCCTCATCCTCGGGACGACGGTGAAGGCGTGGCGCGAAGGGGTCGACCCACGGGTCCGGTGGGCACTGGTCGTCGCCACCGTGATTCTCCCGTTCCAAATCGTCCTCGGCGCGCTCACCGTCACCGAGTACGAGTGGGTCATCCTCACCGCCCACTACGTCGTCGCCACGTCCATCTTCACCGCCGTCGTCGCCGCCGCCGCGTGGGGGCTCGTAGACCGTGGAATCCCCCGCATTGCCGACGCCATTCGACTCGCACTCGTCGGTGCGCCCATCATGCTCGTGCTCGCGCCCCACAGTTTCGTCTCGTTCGGGCCGCTGACGCAAGCGACCTACTACCTCGTCGGCCTCGCAACCTACGCCGCACTCGTGGCTGCGACGCTCTGGGCGAGCGCTGCCCACAGCACCCGTGCTGACGTGTACGGTCGACTCAGGCTCATCACTGCACCCGCGAGCGTCGTCGTCGTCGCGCTCCTCATCGCCGGCCGGCAAGTGTACGGTCCGACACTCCAACTGGCCCACCTCGGTGGGACCGTCGTTGCTCTCGTCCTCGTCGTCGCCGCCGCAATCGTCGTCCGCGGTGGGCTACCGGTCCCACGAGAAGCAGTCACTAACGACGCCGACTGA
- a CDS encoding NADP-dependent malic enzyme — translation MGLDDDSREYHRQDPPGKIEIATTKPTNTQRDLSLAYSPGVAAPCRDIADDEDAAYEYTAKGNLVGVVSNGTAVLGLGDIGAQASKPVMEGKGVLFKRFADIDVFDVELDLTDVDDFVAATKAMEPTFGGINLEDIKAPECFEIEQQLREKMDIPVFHDDQHGTAIISGAALLNAADIIEKDLDELDIVFSGAGASALATARFYVSLGAKKENITMCDSSGIITQSRVDAGEVNKYKAEFAQPVEEGDLADAMEGADVFAGLSVGGIVSQDMVRSMADDPIIFAMANPDPEITYEDAKSARDDTVIMATGRSDYPNQVNNVLGFPFIFRGALDVRATEINEAMKRAAAEALAELARQDVPDAVVKAYGDHPLQFGADYLIPKPLDPRVLFEVAPAVAQAAMTSGAARKRLDMNEYRERLEARLGKSREMMRVVLNKAKSDPKRVALAEGTNEKMIRAAYQMQEEGIAQPILIGNTKTILRKAEELGLDFDPTIANPRDGEWDHYADRLYELRQRKGITESEASELIRRDSNYFASIMVELGDADAMLTGLTHHYPAGLRPPLQVVGTAEDANYAAGVYMMTFKNRVVFCADTTVNLDPDEEILAEITKHTAKLARRFNIEPRAALLSYSNFGSVNNEGTAKPRDAVKLLQNDPEVDFPVDGEMQADTALVEDILEGTYDFAELDDPANVLIFPNLEAGNIGYKLLQRLGGAEAIGPMLVGMDKPVHVLQRGDEVKDIVNLAATAVVDAQEE, via the coding sequence ATGGGACTGGACGACGATTCACGGGAATATCACCGGCAAGACCCGCCGGGTAAAATCGAGATTGCGACGACAAAACCGACGAACACACAGCGCGACCTGAGCCTCGCGTACTCGCCCGGTGTGGCGGCACCGTGTCGTGACATCGCCGACGACGAAGATGCCGCATACGAGTACACCGCGAAAGGGAATCTCGTGGGTGTCGTCTCCAACGGAACTGCGGTCCTCGGCCTCGGTGACATCGGCGCGCAGGCTTCGAAGCCGGTCATGGAAGGAAAGGGCGTCCTGTTCAAGCGCTTCGCCGACATCGACGTGTTCGACGTCGAACTCGACCTCACAGACGTGGACGACTTCGTCGCCGCCACGAAGGCGATGGAACCGACGTTTGGGGGTATCAACCTCGAAGACATCAAAGCTCCCGAGTGCTTCGAGATCGAGCAACAACTCCGCGAGAAGATGGACATCCCCGTCTTCCACGACGACCAGCACGGGACGGCTATCATCTCCGGTGCTGCCCTCCTCAACGCTGCGGACATCATCGAGAAGGACCTCGACGAACTCGACATCGTCTTCTCTGGTGCGGGCGCGTCTGCGCTCGCGACGGCACGATTCTACGTCTCTCTCGGCGCGAAGAAAGAGAACATCACGATGTGCGACTCCTCGGGAATCATCACCCAGTCGCGCGTCGACGCGGGCGAGGTCAACAAGTACAAAGCCGAGTTCGCACAGCCAGTCGAGGAGGGTGACCTCGCCGACGCGATGGAGGGTGCCGACGTGTTTGCCGGTCTCTCTGTCGGTGGCATCGTCTCGCAGGACATGGTCCGGTCGATGGCCGACGACCCAATCATCTTCGCGATGGCGAACCCCGACCCCGAAATCACCTACGAGGACGCCAAGAGCGCCCGTGACGACACGGTTATCATGGCGACGGGGCGGTCGGACTACCCGAACCAAGTGAACAACGTTCTCGGGTTCCCGTTCATCTTCCGCGGCGCACTCGACGTTCGTGCGACCGAAATCAACGAGGCGATGAAGCGCGCCGCCGCCGAGGCACTCGCCGAACTCGCCCGACAGGACGTTCCCGACGCCGTCGTCAAAGCCTACGGTGACCACCCGCTCCAGTTCGGTGCTGACTACCTCATCCCCAAACCGCTCGACCCCCGTGTGCTGTTCGAGGTCGCCCCTGCTGTCGCACAGGCGGCGATGACCTCCGGTGCGGCCCGCAAGCGCCTCGACATGAACGAGTACCGCGAGCGCCTCGAAGCACGCCTCGGGAAGTCGCGTGAGATGATGCGCGTCGTCCTCAACAAGGCGAAGTCCGACCCCAAGCGGGTCGCACTCGCCGAAGGGACCAACGAGAAGATGATTCGGGCAGCCTACCAGATGCAAGAGGAAGGCATCGCCCAACCCATCCTCATCGGCAACACGAAGACCATCCTCCGGAAGGCCGAAGAACTGGGCCTCGACTTCGACCCGACCATCGCCAACCCACGTGACGGCGAGTGGGACCACTACGCCGACCGACTGTACGAACTCCGTCAACGCAAGGGTATCACGGAGTCCGAGGCGAGCGAACTCATCCGCCGCGACTCCAACTACTTCGCCAGCATCATGGTCGAACTGGGCGACGCCGACGCGATGCTCACGGGGCTCACCCACCACTACCCTGCTGGGCTTCGTCCACCGCTGCAGGTCGTCGGGACTGCCGAAGACGCGAACTACGCGGCCGGTGTCTACATGATGACGTTCAAGAACCGCGTCGTCTTCTGTGCCGACACGACGGTCAACCTCGACCCCGACGAGGAGATTCTCGCGGAGATTACGAAACACACCGCGAAACTCGCCCGCCGGTTCAACATCGAACCGCGCGCGGCGCTCCTGTCGTACTCTAACTTCGGCAGCGTCAACAACGAGGGCACTGCGAAGCCCCGCGACGCGGTCAAACTGCTCCAGAACGACCCCGAAGTCGACTTCCCCGTCGACGGCGAGATGCAGGCCGACACGGCGCTCGTCGAAGACATCCTCGAAGGCACGTACGACTTCGCAGAACTCGACGACCCCGCGAACGTGCTCATCTTCCCGAACCTCGAAGCCGGGAACATCGGCTACAAACTCCTCCAGCGTCTCGGCGGCGCGGAAGCCATCGGCCCGATGCTGGTCGGCATGGACAAACCGGTGCACGTCCTCCAGCGCGGTGACGAAGTGAAGGACATCGTCAACCTGGCGGCGACAGCAGTCGTGGACGCACAAGAAGAGTAA
- a CDS encoding basic amino acid ABC transporter substrate-binding protein, which translates to MKRRTYLKGSAGAAAAFTLAGCLGGGGGGSETITIGSDIPYRPFEWETTDGELTGFDVDIAQAVFSDQLDYEHEFQKTSFDGIIPSLNNGNFRVIMSAMTITEERAEKIDFSDPYFTAYQTIVVLKNGDISAKEDLKGKTVGVQKGTTGAGAADQLKEEFGGDLTIQRYDQITGAFDALRNNQVVAVVNDNTVNAEFVNQSDVAEFLEGAGVAEEQGKDAPPYLTLTVEEYGIGFRQDDDELREEVNGALATIKEDGTYDEIYSSYFSG; encoded by the coding sequence ATGAAGCGACGCACCTATCTCAAGGGTTCCGCAGGGGCTGCAGCGGCGTTCACGCTGGCTGGCTGTCTCGGCGGCGGCGGTGGCGGCAGTGAAACGATTACCATCGGGTCGGACATTCCGTACCGTCCGTTCGAATGGGAGACGACCGACGGCGAACTCACCGGCTTCGACGTCGACATCGCGCAGGCCGTCTTCAGCGACCAACTGGACTACGAACACGAGTTCCAGAAGACGAGCTTCGACGGCATCATCCCGTCGCTCAACAACGGGAACTTCCGTGTCATCATGTCCGCGATGACCATCACCGAAGAGCGTGCCGAGAAGATCGACTTCTCCGACCCGTACTTCACCGCATACCAGACCATCGTCGTCCTCAAGAACGGCGACATCTCCGCGAAGGAGGACCTCAAAGGCAAGACCGTCGGTGTCCAGAAGGGGACCACCGGCGCAGGTGCGGCCGACCAGCTCAAAGAAGAGTTCGGTGGCGACCTGACCATCCAGCGCTACGACCAGATTACCGGCGCGTTCGACGCGCTCAGAAACAATCAGGTCGTCGCAGTCGTCAACGACAACACCGTCAACGCCGAGTTCGTCAACCAGAGTGACGTTGCTGAGTTCCTCGAAGGCGCAGGCGTCGCCGAGGAGCAGGGCAAAGACGCGCCGCCGTACCTCACCCTCACCGTCGAGGAGTACGGTATCGGCTTCCGTCAGGACGACGACGAGCTCCGCGAAGAGGTCAACGGTGCCCTCGCGACGATCAAAGAAGACGGAACGTACGACGAGATCTACTCGTCGTACTTCTCGGGATAA
- a CDS encoding ribonuclease H, whose product MAVTGRPTLRDLFDESPTPHIAHPPRTHHRHFYVATDGSYRPDGGGLGVVIETRDGERVARIAFPDVAPNNNISEYRALHLGLDVLAHRAPPSARVGVLVDHDDLAANVNNAVLACDHPDWKSPKRITVPAGSEHHWRGIQARIAGFGEVRAARIDSRDNPAHPLANSPGEYEHVNRQPDRCVLPEPLGFESESDVSYLPPSRFEGQAGD is encoded by the coding sequence ATGGCCGTGACCGGCCGTCCCACCCTTCGAGACTTGTTCGACGAGTCGCCAACGCCCCACATCGCGCACCCGCCGCGGACCCACCACCGTCACTTCTACGTCGCGACGGACGGGTCGTATCGCCCTGACGGCGGTGGACTGGGTGTCGTCATAGAGACCCGCGACGGTGAACGAGTCGCCCGTATCGCATTCCCAGACGTGGCTCCGAACAACAACATCTCGGAGTATCGTGCACTCCACCTCGGGTTGGACGTGCTCGCCCATCGAGCACCCCCGAGTGCCCGCGTCGGCGTCCTCGTCGACCACGACGACTTGGCCGCGAACGTGAACAACGCAGTTCTCGCGTGTGACCACCCCGACTGGAAGTCACCGAAGCGTATCACTGTCCCAGCCGGGAGTGAACACCATTGGCGCGGAATCCAGGCGCGTATCGCTGGCTTCGGCGAGGTCCGAGCCGCCCGCATCGACAGCAGGGACAACCCGGCACACCCGCTGGCGAATTCGCCAGGAGAATACGAACACGTCAACAGACAACCAGACCGGTGTGTCCTCCCCGAACCGCTCGGCTTCGAGTCCGAAAGCGACGTGAGTTACCTCCCGCCGTCACGGTTCGAAGGTCAGGCAGGCGACTGA
- a CDS encoding replication factor C large subunit, with amino-acid sequence MVDWTEKYRPSTLSEVRGNNKARDALAEWAKSWDDHREAVVVHGSPGIGKTSAAHALAADMGWETVELNASDQRTGDVIERFAGRAAKNATLAGSSAGTSTRQLVILDEADNIHGNYDRGGSSAVTKLVKSSSQPIVLIANEFYDMSRGLRNACQEIEFRDVSSRSIVPVLRDICRKEGVEFESAALERIADMNSGDLRSAVNDLQAIAEGRDRITEENVVMGDRDRSVGLFEFLDAVLKEKSAQEALYTAYDVDETPDDLTKWIEDKVSLVYEPDELARAYEFLANADKWLGRVRASQNYSYWRYATDNLAAGVAASRNRTRGGWTRYGGAPYRSTRDKTRDTVVRKIAEKGGFSMATARREVLPYLSALTHHCKPRELTVAMAAYYEFDESHVSYVTGSGETTNKVQSIVEDAEELRAELVEEHAGGAFAGMENVETEPVDDADDGGDDVLDRDSESDDSDSEPAAASDDGQSGLSDFM; translated from the coding sequence ATGGTAGATTGGACGGAGAAGTACCGCCCATCGACGCTCTCGGAGGTCCGCGGGAACAACAAGGCCCGCGACGCCCTCGCGGAGTGGGCCAAATCGTGGGACGACCACCGGGAGGCAGTCGTCGTCCACGGGAGTCCGGGCATCGGAAAGACCTCCGCCGCACACGCGCTCGCAGCAGACATGGGGTGGGAGACAGTCGAGTTGAACGCGTCTGACCAGCGGACCGGCGACGTCATCGAACGGTTCGCCGGTCGCGCCGCGAAGAACGCCACGCTCGCCGGGTCTTCGGCCGGGACCTCCACCCGGCAGTTGGTCATCCTCGACGAGGCGGACAACATCCACGGCAACTACGACCGCGGCGGGTCCAGCGCCGTGACGAAACTCGTCAAGTCGTCGAGTCAGCCCATCGTCCTCATCGCCAACGAATTCTACGACATGAGTCGCGGCCTGCGGAACGCCTGCCAAGAAATCGAGTTCCGCGACGTGTCGTCGCGTTCTATCGTCCCCGTCCTCCGCGACATCTGTCGGAAGGAAGGAGTGGAGTTCGAGTCGGCCGCGCTCGAACGCATCGCCGACATGAACAGCGGTGACCTGCGCTCTGCGGTCAACGACCTGCAGGCCATCGCCGAGGGCCGAGACCGAATCACCGAAGAAAACGTCGTCATGGGCGACCGCGACCGGTCGGTCGGCCTCTTCGAATTCCTCGACGCGGTCCTCAAAGAGAAGTCCGCACAGGAGGCGCTCTACACCGCCTACGACGTCGACGAGACGCCCGACGACCTCACGAAGTGGATAGAGGACAAGGTGTCGCTCGTCTACGAACCGGACGAACTCGCTCGCGCCTACGAGTTCCTCGCCAACGCCGACAAGTGGTTGGGCCGGGTCCGCGCCTCGCAGAACTACTCGTACTGGCGCTACGCGACGGACAACCTCGCCGCCGGTGTCGCCGCCTCTCGAAACCGGACACGCGGGGGATGGACTCGCTACGGTGGCGCGCCGTACCGCTCGACGCGAGACAAGACGCGCGACACGGTCGTCCGGAAGATTGCAGAGAAAGGCGGATTCAGCATGGCGACCGCCCGCCGCGAAGTCCTCCCGTACCTCTCGGCGCTGACCCACCACTGCAAACCACGCGAACTGACCGTCGCGATGGCGGCATACTACGAGTTCGACGAGTCGCACGTCTCGTACGTCACCGGAAGCGGTGAGACGACGAACAAAGTCCAATCCATCGTCGAAGACGCCGAGGAACTACGCGCGGAACTGGTCGAAGAACACGCTGGCGGCGCGTTCGCCGGCATGGAGAACGTCGAGACCGAACCTGTCGACGACGCGGACGACGGCGGAGACGACGTTCTCGACAGAGATTCCGAGAGCGACGACAGCGACTCTGAACCTGCGGCGGCGTCGGACGACGGCCAATCTGGCCTCTCCGACTTCATGTGA
- a CDS encoding ABC transporter permease subunit (The N-terminal region of this protein, as described by TIGR01726, is a three transmembrane segment that identifies a subfamily of ABC transporter permease subunits, which specificities that include histidine, arginine, glutamine, glutamate, L-cystine (sic), the opines (in Agrobacterium) octopine and nopaline, etc.) — protein sequence MAESYSDGRTADDEFQEQFLNDKTLKFAGAAVAVLFTLIVGLFIGAIIFTQVDFELFVEIIYPQFVEAYLLVLGIFLVGSFLSIIAGIFVGLGRVSKTRITNTVASGYVEFFRGTPLLFQLIIIFFGIPAFWPPGEFPISNWAVPAAIIGLTLNHAAYVGEAVRGGINAVPEGQMEAARSLGMSYVQSMREVVLPQAWRNALAAIGNDQVILVKDTSLLTVIAVPELISAFRQINSATFDPWTPILLVAIAYLGITLPLGKVVRYLEARSEWGGDRR from the coding sequence ATGGCTGAATCATACTCGGACGGACGAACCGCCGACGACGAGTTCCAAGAGCAGTTTTTGAACGATAAGACGCTCAAGTTTGCGGGCGCCGCTGTCGCCGTCCTGTTCACACTCATCGTCGGACTGTTCATCGGTGCGATCATTTTCACACAGGTCGACTTCGAGCTGTTCGTCGAAATCATCTATCCGCAGTTCGTCGAAGCGTATCTGCTCGTCCTCGGCATCTTCCTCGTCGGGAGTTTTCTCTCGATTATCGCCGGCATCTTCGTCGGCCTCGGTCGTGTCTCGAAGACCCGCATCACCAACACGGTGGCCAGCGGGTACGTCGAGTTCTTCCGTGGAACGCCACTGCTGTTCCAACTCATCATCATCTTCTTCGGGATTCCTGCGTTCTGGCCACCGGGAGAGTTCCCAATCTCGAACTGGGCGGTTCCAGCCGCAATCATCGGGCTGACGCTCAACCACGCCGCGTACGTCGGCGAGGCTGTCCGCGGCGGCATCAACGCCGTCCCCGAAGGACAGATGGAGGCCGCTCGCTCGCTCGGGATGTCCTACGTCCAGTCGATGCGTGAAGTCGTCCTCCCGCAGGCGTGGCGTAACGCACTCGCCGCCATCGGGAACGACCAGGTTATCCTCGTGAAGGACACCTCGCTCCTGACGGTCATCGCCGTCCCGGAACTCATCAGCGCGTTCCGACAGATTAACTCCGCGACGTTCGACCCGTGGACACCGATTCTGCTCGTCGCCATCGCCTACCTCGGAATCACCCTGCCGCTCGGCAAGGTGGTTCGGTACCTTGAAGCCCGCTCCGAGTGGGGAGGTGACCGCCGATGA
- a CDS encoding amino acid ABC transporter ATP-binding protein, with translation MSLLEFEKVNKYFGETHVLKDVDLNVEEGEVCVIIGPSGSGKSTLLRCANRLEEIQGGEIRLAGESISDPKADINRLRQRIGMVFQSFNLFPHKTALENVTLAPTKVKGKDEASAEQEAKTLLDRVGLSAQSGSYPNQLSGGQQQRVAIARALAMNPRVMLFDEVTSALDPELVGEVLDVMHALADEGMTMLVVTHEMGFAREVGDRIVLMADGRVVEDSPPEVFFENPKTDRGKQFLSKLL, from the coding sequence ATGAGTCTCCTCGAATTCGAGAAAGTGAACAAGTACTTCGGCGAGACACACGTCCTCAAGGACGTCGACCTGAACGTCGAAGAGGGCGAAGTGTGCGTCATCATCGGGCCGTCGGGGTCCGGGAAATCGACGCTGCTTCGCTGTGCGAACCGACTCGAAGAGATTCAGGGCGGGGAGATTCGTCTCGCAGGAGAGTCCATCTCTGACCCGAAGGCGGACATCAACCGTCTGCGCCAGCGTATCGGGATGGTGTTCCAGAGTTTCAACCTCTTCCCACACAAGACGGCGCTGGAGAACGTGACGCTCGCGCCGACGAAAGTCAAGGGCAAAGACGAGGCGTCGGCCGAACAGGAGGCCAAGACGCTCCTCGACCGTGTCGGCCTCTCTGCACAGTCGGGGTCCTACCCGAACCAACTCTCGGGTGGCCAGCAACAGCGTGTCGCCATCGCCCGTGCACTCGCGATGAACCCACGCGTCATGCTGTTCGACGAAGTGACGAGCGCACTCGACCCCGAACTCGTCGGGGAAGTTCTCGACGTCATGCACGCCCTCGCCGACGAGGGCATGACGATGCTCGTCGTCACCCACGAGATGGGCTTCGCCCGCGAGGTTGGCGACCGCATCGTGCTCATGGCCGATGGGCGCGTCGTCGAAGACTCGCCACCAGAAGTGTTCTTCGAGAACCCGAAGACCGACCGCGGAAAGCAGTTCCTCTCGAAGCTACTCTGA
- a CDS encoding sulfite exporter TauE/SafE family protein, with product MEGTLAAAALVFGIVAFGGFVTGVNGFGFSVVGTALLAATIDPQTAVVVMILPILAGNVSLVRELDRSSLQSCVRRFWPYVAAALVGTIVGMLLLSAIPTQPLTLALGLFVLVYVVFSQPWVSVPGEDRLRGICFTEKTGMKAGLGFVSGVIFGASNVGVQVVAYLQSLKLDRSTFVGVVAMVFLGISTVRVVLASVLGLFGGGDLLLLSAAAAVPGLVGVSAGKWVRPRVPVSYQQVGTMGLLLLIGLRLTSRGIGL from the coding sequence ATGGAGGGGACACTCGCCGCCGCGGCGCTGGTCTTCGGCATCGTCGCGTTCGGCGGTTTCGTCACTGGCGTCAACGGATTCGGGTTTTCTGTCGTCGGGACCGCACTCCTCGCGGCGACGATCGACCCGCAGACCGCCGTCGTCGTGATGATTCTCCCGATACTGGCTGGGAACGTCTCGCTCGTCCGCGAACTCGACCGGTCGAGTCTGCAGTCCTGCGTCCGTCGTTTTTGGCCCTACGTGGCCGCCGCGCTCGTGGGAACAATCGTCGGGATGCTCCTGTTGTCGGCGATTCCGACCCAACCACTGACACTGGCGCTCGGTCTGTTTGTGCTTGTCTACGTCGTCTTTTCACAGCCGTGGGTGTCGGTTCCCGGGGAGGACCGCCTTCGCGGCATCTGTTTCACCGAGAAAACGGGAATGAAAGCCGGTCTCGGCTTCGTCTCTGGCGTCATCTTCGGGGCGAGTAACGTCGGCGTTCAGGTGGTGGCGTACCTCCAATCACTGAAGTTAGACCGCTCGACGTTCGTCGGCGTCGTCGCGATGGTATTCCTCGGGATCTCGACGGTTAGGGTCGTGCTGGCGTCCGTACTCGGACTGTTCGGTGGGGGCGACCTACTGTTGCTGTCTGCGGCCGCAGCAGTGCCGGGGCTCGTCGGTGTGAGTGCTGGCAAATGGGTTCGCCCGCGGGTTCCAGTATCCTACCAACAGGTGGGCACGATGGGGCTGTTGCTTCTCATCGGCCTGCGACTCACGAGTCGGGGGATTGGCCTCTAA
- a CDS encoding M24 family metallopeptidase, translating into MNERLASRAERLDAYLDEHDVEAVWFARPNSFAWLLGGDNVVDRDSPVGVAAAGYDGDEFHVVTNNIEATRLLHEEVPHEDVRMHQYQWYEGSLESGVATVSPTPAAADFDVPGFADVDAAELRQPLSNDDIEAYRELGRDVASAVERVCRELEPQDMESEVASGLRVTLGAMGIETPVVLVGGSRRAQKYRHYTPKQERLGDYALVSVTAQRDGLYASCTRTVAFDAPDWLESRHEKTMQVETSALAATQRAAAEDGTAGDVFDAIRDAYDTVAESDEWLNHHQGGAAGYAGREWFARPDADDTVYAPMGYAYNPTIEGAKSEDTVLVTEDDIEVLTTTGQWPTQTVTDETESVELERHKILHLDSE; encoded by the coding sequence ATGAACGAGCGACTCGCATCTCGGGCCGAGCGTCTCGACGCGTACCTCGACGAGCACGACGTCGAGGCGGTCTGGTTCGCCCGTCCGAACTCATTTGCGTGGCTTCTCGGTGGAGACAACGTCGTCGACCGCGATTCGCCGGTCGGCGTCGCGGCCGCCGGGTATGATGGCGACGAGTTCCACGTCGTGACGAACAACATCGAAGCCACTCGACTGCTTCACGAGGAAGTCCCGCACGAAGACGTGCGAATGCATCAGTACCAGTGGTACGAAGGGTCTCTCGAGTCTGGCGTGGCGACGGTCTCACCGACTCCTGCGGCCGCCGATTTCGACGTGCCGGGATTCGCGGACGTCGACGCGGCGGAACTTCGGCAACCGCTCTCCAACGACGACATCGAGGCGTATCGCGAACTCGGCCGCGACGTGGCGAGCGCCGTCGAGCGAGTGTGCCGAGAACTCGAACCACAGGACATGGAGAGCGAAGTCGCCTCGGGCCTTCGCGTCACGCTCGGTGCGATGGGCATCGAGACACCCGTCGTCCTCGTCGGCGGCAGTCGCCGCGCCCAGAAGTACCGCCACTACACGCCGAAACAGGAGCGCCTCGGTGACTACGCACTCGTCTCGGTGACGGCCCAGCGTGACGGTCTCTACGCGAGTTGTACCCGGACCGTCGCGTTCGACGCCCCCGATTGGCTCGAATCGCGTCACGAGAAGACGATGCAGGTCGAGACGAGCGCACTCGCAGCGACACAGCGAGCTGCCGCCGAGGACGGAACTGCCGGTGACGTGTTCGACGCCATCCGCGACGCGTACGACACGGTCGCAGAATCGGACGAGTGGCTGAACCACCATCAGGGTGGTGCTGCTGGCTACGCCGGACGCGAGTGGTTTGCGCGACCTGATGCCGACGACACGGTGTACGCACCGATGGGGTACGCCTACAACCCGACTATCGAAGGCGCGAAGAGTGAGGACACGGTTCTCGTCACCGAAGACGACATTGAGGTGCTGACCACCACCGGTCAGTGGCCGACACAGACGGTCACCGACGAGACGGAGTCGGTCGAACTCGAACGCCACAAAATTCTTCACCTCGATTCGGAATAA
- a CDS encoding zinc-dependent alcohol dehydrogenase family protein: MRAAVLREHGEPLDVTDVPAPTLDSEGVIVDVEACGICRSDWHAWMGHGEWADDAVSPGQILGHEPAGRVVDVGDSVETIREGDRVALPFNLACGSCGYCQTGHGNVCTGDHPHALGFEQTAQGAFAEQVHLPSADYNAIRLPDGVDPRDVAALGCRFMTAYNALDARAGLRAGEWVAIHGCGGVGLSAIQVATVLGARVVAVDVRDEALDVAADLGAEVLVNAAEDDPVAAVRDATDGGAHVSVDALGVAETCRNSVRCVRPRGTHVQVGLTTDAEKGEVSLPTDWMTRHEISFLGARGMPPTNATDLLSVLASGAVDPGTLVTKTVSLDEVPARLAAMTDYGTVGVEVMTR, from the coding sequence ATGCGTGCCGCAGTCCTCCGCGAACACGGTGAACCACTCGACGTGACAGACGTTCCTGCGCCGACACTCGACTCCGAGGGAGTCATCGTCGACGTGGAGGCCTGCGGCATCTGTCGGAGTGACTGGCACGCGTGGATGGGCCACGGCGAGTGGGCCGACGATGCAGTGTCTCCGGGGCAGATTCTCGGTCACGAACCCGCCGGACGTGTCGTCGACGTCGGCGACAGCGTCGAGACGATTCGTGAGGGAGACCGCGTCGCGCTCCCGTTCAACCTCGCCTGTGGGTCGTGTGGCTACTGCCAGACCGGTCACGGAAACGTCTGTACAGGTGACCACCCACACGCGCTCGGATTCGAGCAGACTGCGCAGGGTGCATTCGCCGAGCAAGTCCACCTCCCCTCGGCCGACTACAACGCGATTCGTCTCCCGGATGGCGTCGACCCACGCGACGTGGCCGCACTCGGGTGTCGGTTCATGACCGCGTACAACGCGCTCGACGCTCGGGCCGGACTCCGTGCAGGTGAGTGGGTCGCCATCCACGGCTGTGGCGGCGTCGGCCTCTCGGCGATTCAGGTCGCGACTGTCCTCGGCGCGCGGGTCGTCGCCGTCGACGTGCGCGACGAAGCACTGGACGTTGCTGCGGACCTCGGCGCAGAAGTTCTCGTGAACGCAGCCGAAGACGACCCTGTGGCGGCGGTTCGTGACGCAACCGACGGCGGTGCGCACGTCTCGGTCGATGCACTCGGTGTCGCCGAGACCTGCCGTAACTCCGTGCGATGCGTCAGACCACGCGGGACACACGTGCAGGTCGGCCTGACGACCGACGCAGAGAAGGGCGAGGTGTCGCTGCCGACCGACTGGATGACGCGACACGAAATCTCGTTTCTCGGTGCTCGGGGGATGCCTCCGACGAACGCAACGGACCTCCTGTCGGTGCTCGCGTCCGGTGCTGTCGACCCCGGGACGCTCGTGACGAAGACGGTGTCTCTCGACGAAGTTCCAGCACGGTTGGCGGCGATGACCGACTACGGCACCGTCGGTGTCGAAGTGATGACGCGATAG